Proteins encoded in a region of the Halothiobacillus diazotrophicus genome:
- a CDS encoding Rieske (2Fe-2S) protein yields the protein MTDTDTLNTTDWLPVCPQRELGPDERRIVSGPDCDILVINADGVILAVTNECSHQALPLSEARLDGDVIACPWHNAEFCLRTGEALSAPAYEPIGCHDIRIEGDQIYVSAQPRDEQHS from the coding sequence ATGACTGACACAGACACACTGAACACGACCGACTGGCTGCCGGTATGCCCGCAACGGGAACTCGGCCCCGATGAACGGCGCATCGTATCCGGCCCCGATTGCGATATCCTCGTGATCAATGCCGATGGGGTGATTCTGGCCGTCACCAACGAATGCAGCCACCAGGCATTACCGCTCAGCGAGGCGCGACTGGATGGTGACGTGATCGCCTGTCCCTGGCACAACGCCGAGTTCTGCCTGCGCACGGGCGAGGCGCTTTCCGCACCGGCCTACGAGCCCATCGGCTGCCACGACATCCGCATCGAAGGCGACCAGATCTACGTATCTGCCCAACCGCGCGACGAACAACATTCCTGA
- the sufT gene encoding putative Fe-S cluster assembly protein SufT has translation MEPLERVHLTRDCVAMMVPSGQKVLASKDTPVEIMQALGGSFTIKARGHLLRVEGKDADALGKEPPPKPELPADASDADVEKMVWEQLRGVFDPEIPINIVELGLVYDVKVEHLPVSGRRVTVHMTLTAPGCGMGGVIASDAHLQIMQIPTVEEAAVELVFDPPWHRDMMSDEAKLATGMY, from the coding sequence ATGGAACCGCTTGAACGCGTTCATCTCACCCGCGACTGTGTCGCCATGATGGTGCCCTCCGGCCAGAAGGTCCTGGCGTCGAAGGACACGCCGGTCGAAATCATGCAGGCCCTGGGGGGCAGCTTCACCATCAAGGCGCGCGGCCATCTGCTGCGCGTGGAAGGCAAGGATGCCGATGCCCTCGGCAAGGAGCCCCCGCCGAAACCGGAGCTGCCGGCCGACGCCTCGGACGCCGATGTCGAAAAGATGGTCTGGGAGCAACTGCGCGGCGTGTTCGATCCGGAAATCCCGATCAACATTGTCGAACTGGGCCTCGTCTACGACGTCAAGGTCGAACACCTACCGGTTTCGGGGCGGCGCGTAACGGTGCACATGACCCTTACGGCGCCTGGTTGCGGCATGGGTGGCGTCATCGCATCGGATGCCCATCTGCAGATCATGCAGATTCCCACCGTCGAGGAAGCGGCCGTCGAACTCGTCTTCGATCCGCCCTGGCACCGGGACATGATGAGCGACGAAGCCAAACTCGCCACGGGGATGTACTGA
- a CDS encoding BLUF domain-containing protein has product MLVRLLYVSKVSGHVGHDDVRMILAASQRNNGARGVSGLLMFNSGHFLQWLEGERRAVSERFARILQDERHTDVVIVDFAEVEARQFTDWQMGYLGEGSLNRDLFYRFSATEVFNPYALSGASAVALMLAARERARLLKSA; this is encoded by the coding sequence ATGCTGGTTCGACTGTTGTATGTCTCAAAGGTCTCGGGTCACGTCGGCCATGATGACGTGCGGATGATTCTGGCCGCCTCCCAGCGGAACAATGGTGCGCGGGGGGTATCTGGCCTGCTGATGTTCAATTCGGGACATTTCCTGCAATGGCTGGAGGGCGAGCGCCGCGCCGTCAGCGAGCGGTTTGCACGGATTCTGCAGGATGAGCGTCATACGGATGTCGTGATTGTCGACTTTGCCGAAGTCGAAGCGCGGCAATTCACGGATTGGCAGATGGGCTATCTGGGGGAGGGGAGTCTGAATCGGGATCTGTTCTACCGATTCAGTGCGACCGAGGTCTTCAATCCCTATGCCCTGTCCGGGGCGTCGGCCGTCGCCTTGATGCTGGCGGCGCGGGAGCGCGCCCGACTACTGAAATCTGCCTGA
- the purL gene encoding phosphoribosylformylglycinamidine synthase codes for MQIFFGNAALSEFRLAKKLEAIQAVAPQITALSARFVHFIDLAPDTTLTEHETHQLHDLFNYGRPLAEWPDEAACLLVTPRPGTRSPWSSKATEILRICGIEQVVRVERGIEYALTGLHLLESEAREATAALLHDRMTDAVFTSWLEAEAIFAHSTPAPLASVPLLEQGETALHEANHELGLALSTDEITYLAQAYRDLGRNPNDIELMMFAQANSEHCRHKIFNADWTIDGEDHDLSLFAMIRNTHRHNPKGTLSAYKDNAAVISGWPGRRFSADPDVGTYTHKDEDIHFLIKVETHNHPTAISPDPGAATGSGGEIRDEGATGRGGKPKAGLCGFSVSNLRIPGHEQPWEQLSNIGKPDRIVSALDIMLDGPIGSAAYNNEFGRPALAGYFRSFELGANRTDGEPSQVHGYHKPIMIAGGLGAIRPDLVEKRPISDGDLLIVLGGPAMQIGLGGGAASSQTSGTGSAALDFASVQRANPEMQRRAQEVIDRCIALGDQNPIVSIHDVGAGGLSNAFPELINDAGLGGEFDLRAVPNDEPGMTPLAIWCNESQERYVLAIRPQDLPRFTALCERERAPFSVVGRATRKQQLVVDDPHFTNRPIDLPMTTLFGHPPKMHRDARTRAPKYEAFLTEQLDVTDAVARVLSLPTVADKSFLITIGDRSVGGLVARDQMVGPWQVPVADCAVTATDFTHDTGEAMALGERAPIAVLDAPASARMAIAEVLTNLAAAPIDGTSAIKLSANWMAACGHPGEDAALYATVHTVGMEFCPALDIAIPVGKDSLSMKTRWSEHGAAKEVVSPVSLVVTGFAPVSDINRVLTPQLQPTPDARLLLIDLGHGKNRLGGSALAQVYGHIGQTVPDIAPQPLKAFFDTIQTLSALGHILAYHDRSDGGLIATLLEMAFAGHCGLDIHLDPLGSDIIGSLFAEEVGAVIQVRQEDLAFVRDQFAQAGLAEAVHDLGTATPGNTVDIRWAGKSVLNARRSDLHATWSKTSYLMASLRDNPDCAQSAFERVADDENRGLSAARATFDVRADVAAPMIATGKRPRIAILREQGVNGEVEMAAAFDRAGFQAVDVHMSDLLAGRVDLSTMQGLAACGGFSYGDVLGAGSGWAHAIRYNPRTLDAFSAFFHREDTFALGVCNGCQMLSQLHDLIPGAEFWPRFGRNTSEQFEARLSLVEILPTPSIFLQGMEGSLLPITVAHGEGKVDYRNPIHAEQAFATLRYVDGNGIATEQYPDNPNGSLWGQTGFTTPDGRFNIMMPHPERVWRRSQFSWAPETWSDAVGDRLASEGPWLRLFRNARRWIG; via the coding sequence ATGCAGATTTTTTTCGGTAACGCCGCCCTATCCGAATTCCGACTGGCCAAAAAACTTGAGGCCATTCAGGCGGTTGCACCGCAGATCACTGCCCTATCGGCGCGATTCGTCCACTTCATCGATCTGGCGCCGGACACTACGCTGACCGAGCATGAGACCCATCAGCTGCACGACCTCTTCAACTACGGCCGCCCCCTGGCGGAATGGCCCGACGAGGCGGCCTGCCTGCTGGTCACGCCCCGTCCGGGCACCCGTTCGCCGTGGTCGAGCAAGGCCACCGAAATTCTCCGTATCTGCGGTATCGAACAGGTGGTCCGCGTCGAACGGGGTATCGAATATGCCCTCACCGGCCTGCACCTGCTGGAATCGGAAGCCCGTGAAGCCACGGCGGCTTTGCTGCATGACCGGATGACCGATGCGGTATTCACCAGCTGGCTCGAGGCCGAAGCCATCTTTGCACACAGCACGCCGGCGCCACTTGCCTCCGTTCCCCTGCTGGAACAGGGTGAAACTGCCCTTCATGAAGCCAACCATGAACTGGGACTAGCGCTCTCCACCGATGAAATCACCTACCTCGCTCAGGCCTATCGGGATCTGGGTCGCAATCCGAACGACATCGAGTTGATGATGTTCGCGCAGGCAAATTCCGAGCACTGCCGACACAAGATCTTCAATGCGGATTGGACCATCGATGGCGAAGACCACGATCTCAGCCTCTTCGCAATGATCCGCAACACGCATCGTCACAATCCCAAGGGCACGCTCAGCGCCTACAAGGACAATGCCGCTGTCATCTCCGGCTGGCCAGGACGCCGGTTTTCCGCAGACCCCGACGTGGGTACCTACACCCACAAGGACGAAGACATCCACTTCCTGATCAAGGTCGAAACCCACAACCACCCCACGGCCATTTCCCCCGATCCCGGCGCGGCCACCGGCTCCGGCGGCGAAATCCGTGACGAGGGCGCGACCGGTCGGGGCGGCAAGCCCAAGGCCGGCCTGTGCGGCTTCTCGGTCTCGAACCTGCGTATTCCCGGCCACGAGCAGCCCTGGGAACAGCTGTCGAACATCGGCAAGCCCGACCGGATCGTCTCCGCACTGGACATCATGCTCGACGGTCCCATCGGCTCCGCGGCCTACAACAACGAATTCGGTCGGCCGGCACTGGCGGGCTATTTCCGCAGCTTCGAGCTGGGCGCCAACCGCACCGACGGCGAACCGAGCCAAGTCCACGGCTACCACAAGCCGATCATGATCGCCGGCGGCCTGGGCGCGATTCGGCCTGATCTCGTGGAAAAGCGCCCAATCAGTGACGGGGACCTGCTGATCGTCCTTGGCGGCCCCGCCATGCAGATTGGCCTAGGCGGCGGGGCGGCATCGTCCCAGACCAGCGGAACCGGTTCCGCAGCCCTGGACTTCGCCTCGGTCCAGCGCGCCAACCCGGAAATGCAACGGCGTGCCCAGGAAGTCATCGATCGCTGCATCGCCTTGGGCGATCAGAATCCGATCGTCTCGATCCATGACGTGGGTGCGGGCGGCCTGTCCAACGCGTTCCCCGAGCTGATCAACGATGCCGGACTCGGCGGCGAATTCGACTTGCGCGCCGTCCCCAACGACGAGCCGGGCATGACGCCCCTGGCCATCTGGTGCAACGAATCCCAGGAACGCTATGTCTTGGCGATCCGCCCGCAGGATCTGCCGCGATTCACGGCCCTCTGCGAGCGCGAACGCGCACCCTTTTCCGTGGTGGGCCGGGCCACGCGCAAGCAGCAGCTCGTGGTGGACGACCCGCATTTCACCAATCGGCCCATCGATCTGCCGATGACGACGCTGTTCGGACATCCGCCGAAGATGCATCGCGATGCCCGCACACGGGCACCGAAGTACGAAGCCTTCCTCACGGAACAACTCGACGTGACCGACGCCGTCGCCCGCGTGCTCAGCCTGCCTACCGTGGCCGACAAGAGCTTCCTGATCACCATCGGCGACCGAAGCGTCGGCGGTCTCGTGGCGCGGGATCAGATGGTCGGTCCCTGGCAGGTGCCGGTTGCTGACTGTGCCGTCACCGCAACGGATTTCACCCACGACACCGGCGAAGCCATGGCCCTGGGCGAACGTGCCCCCATCGCCGTGCTGGACGCCCCGGCCTCCGCCCGAATGGCCATCGCCGAGGTGCTGACCAACCTCGCAGCCGCGCCGATCGACGGTACTTCCGCCATCAAGCTGTCGGCCAACTGGATGGCGGCGTGCGGTCATCCCGGCGAGGATGCCGCACTGTACGCCACGGTTCACACCGTGGGGATGGAATTCTGCCCGGCACTGGATATCGCGATTCCCGTCGGCAAGGACTCCCTGTCGATGAAGACCCGCTGGAGCGAGCACGGCGCCGCCAAGGAAGTAGTGTCGCCGGTCTCTCTCGTCGTCACGGGCTTCGCACCGGTCTCCGACATCAACCGTGTGCTGACGCCGCAACTGCAGCCGACCCCGGATGCCCGTCTCCTCCTGATCGACCTCGGCCACGGCAAGAACCGTCTCGGCGGTTCCGCGCTCGCCCAGGTGTACGGCCATATCGGCCAGACGGTACCGGATATCGCCCCGCAGCCGCTGAAGGCATTCTTCGACACCATCCAGACCCTGAGCGCCCTCGGACACATTCTGGCCTACCACGACCGGAGCGACGGCGGCCTGATCGCCACGCTGCTCGAAATGGCCTTCGCCGGCCATTGCGGCCTGGACATCCATCTCGATCCGTTGGGCAGCGACATCATCGGCAGCCTGTTTGCCGAGGAAGTGGGCGCCGTCATTCAGGTCCGACAGGAAGATCTGGCCTTCGTCCGCGACCAGTTCGCGCAGGCGGGACTCGCCGAGGCCGTCCACGACCTGGGTACGGCAACGCCCGGCAATACCGTCGATATCCGCTGGGCGGGCAAGTCGGTACTGAATGCCCGACGCAGCGACCTGCACGCCACCTGGTCGAAAACCAGCTACCTCATGGCCAGCCTGCGCGACAATCCCGACTGCGCCCAGTCCGCCTTCGAACGCGTGGCCGATGACGAAAACCGCGGCCTGAGCGCCGCGCGCGCCACCTTCGACGTCCGCGCGGACGTGGCCGCCCCCATGATCGCCACGGGCAAGCGACCGCGTATCGCCATCCTCCGCGAACAGGGCGTCAACGGTGAGGTCGAGATGGCCGCCGCCTTCGACCGTGCGGGATTCCAGGCCGTCGACGTCCACATGAGCGACCTGCTCGCCGGCCGGGTCGACCTGTCGACCATGCAGGGACTGGCGGCCTGCGGCGGTTTCTCCTACGGCGACGTGCTGGGCGCCGGATCGGGCTGGGCCCACGCGATCCGCTACAACCCGCGCACCCTCGATGCCTTCAGCGCCTTCTTCCATCGCGAAGACACCTTCGCGCTCGGCGTCTGCAACGGCTGCCAGATGCTGTCGCAATTGCACGATCTGATTCCCGGTGCGGAATTCTGGCCCCGCTTCGGCCGCAATACCTCCGAGCAGTTCGAGGCACGTCTGTCGCTGGTCGAGATCCTGCCCACGCCCTCCATCTTCCTGCAGGGCATGGAAGGCAGCCTGCTCCCGATCACCGTGGCGCACGGCGAGGGCAAGGTGGACTATCGCAACCCGATTCATGCCGAACAGGCCTTCGCGACCCTGCGCTACGTCGACGGCAATGGCATCGCCACCGAGCAGTACCCGGACAATCCGAATGGCTCCCTCTGGGGTCAGACCGGCTTCACCACGCCCGATGGCCGATTCAACATCATGATGCCGCACCCGGAACGCGTCTGGCGCCGCAGTCAGTTCTCCTGGGCACCGGAAACCTGGTCCGACGCGGTCGGCGATCGTCTAGCATCCGAGGGTCCGTGGCTGCGATTGTTCCGCAATGCCCGCCGCTGGATCGGCTGA
- the sufC gene encoding Fe-S cluster assembly ATPase SufC, translating into MLNINNLHAKIGDKPILRGINFTVNPGEVHAIMGPNGSGKSTLCQVLGGREGYEITEGSVEFDGKDLLELSTEERAVAGLLLGFQHPVEIPGVKNIYLLKEAINAQRAAQGLEEMDTFAFMKRIKELVKTMGMDDAFLHRGVNAGFSGGEKKRNEILQMLLLQPKLALLDETDSGLDIDALKVVSEGINLLRGADRGIVLVTHYQRLLSYVEPDFVHILYKGRIIKSGDKSLALQLEAEGYQDFLEAAS; encoded by the coding sequence CTGCTCAACATCAACAACCTGCACGCCAAGATCGGCGACAAGCCCATCCTGCGCGGCATCAACTTCACCGTGAACCCCGGCGAGGTCCACGCGATCATGGGGCCGAACGGCTCGGGCAAGAGCACGCTCTGCCAGGTCCTCGGCGGCCGCGAAGGCTACGAGATCACCGAAGGCTCCGTTGAATTCGACGGCAAGGATCTGCTGGAACTGTCCACCGAGGAGCGCGCCGTCGCCGGTCTGCTGCTCGGCTTCCAGCATCCCGTCGAAATCCCTGGCGTGAAGAATATCTACCTGCTGAAGGAAGCCATCAACGCCCAGCGTGCCGCCCAGGGCCTGGAGGAGATGGACACCTTCGCCTTCATGAAGCGTATCAAGGAACTCGTTAAGACCATGGGCATGGACGATGCCTTCCTGCATCGCGGCGTGAACGCCGGCTTTTCCGGTGGCGAGAAGAAGCGCAACGAAATTCTGCAGATGCTGTTGCTGCAACCCAAGCTGGCACTGCTCGACGAGACCGACTCGGGCCTCGACATCGATGCGCTCAAGGTCGTTTCCGAAGGCATCAACCTGCTGCGCGGCGCCGATCGCGGCATCGTGCTCGTCACCCACTACCAGCGTCTGCTCAGCTACGTGGAGCCCGATTTCGTCCACATCCTGTACAAGGGCCGGATCATCAAGTCCGGCGACAAGAGCCTCGCGCTGCAACTGGAAGCCGAGGGATATCAGGATTTCCTCGAGGCTGCATCATGA
- the sufD gene encoding Fe-S cluster assembly protein SufD: MNREPQARTPLPEWLAQTLPDSAAAPGVTQDAARQQVVQWGLPTLRDEEWRWTNLRSLGRQAFSTPAVAVATLPDNPLAAILPDALVVTFVDGQLQGLPTDLPAGLKLVALANCDEALRAAAFAPEARNPNDALLALNTASATQGVVIDVAANAVIDRPVVIRWLEGTQAEAYSQTRVFVRLGVSAQATVIESVSGINAQLCWRNGITVIDQAANSQLHHLNLGLDGDHHLLTTRDFVRLARDARYHALSLQLAGQLVRREIDVDITDTGAHCELLGLMMPRGKQVLDTHTRIVHGAPQTTSSEHYRTIADESGRGIFKGRILVAQDAQQIAAFQDSRNLLLSDQAEIDTKPELEIYADDVKCSHGATVGRLDSEALYYLQSRGIPFAQARNLLIVGFAQELIDAAPVPALVEWLTEQVSRRLGTERLPA; the protein is encoded by the coding sequence ATGAACCGGGAACCTCAAGCACGCACCCCGCTGCCCGAGTGGCTGGCGCAAACCCTACCGGACAGCGCCGCCGCCCCCGGAGTCACCCAGGACGCCGCGCGCCAGCAAGTCGTCCAATGGGGCCTGCCGACCCTGCGTGACGAGGAATGGCGCTGGACCAACCTGCGCAGCCTCGGCCGCCAGGCTTTCTCGACACCGGCTGTCGCCGTGGCGACACTGCCGGATAATCCCCTGGCCGCCATCCTGCCTGATGCTCTCGTCGTCACCTTCGTCGACGGCCAGTTGCAGGGCTTGCCGACCGACCTGCCCGCCGGCCTCAAGCTGGTCGCCCTGGCCAACTGCGATGAAGCCCTGCGTGCCGCCGCCTTCGCGCCCGAAGCCCGCAACCCCAACGATGCGCTGCTCGCCCTGAACACCGCCAGCGCCACCCAGGGCGTGGTGATCGACGTCGCGGCCAACGCGGTGATCGACCGACCGGTCGTCATCCGCTGGCTGGAAGGCACCCAGGCGGAAGCTTACAGCCAGACCCGCGTGTTCGTCCGCCTGGGTGTGAGCGCCCAAGCCACGGTGATCGAATCCGTCTCGGGCATCAACGCGCAACTCTGCTGGCGCAATGGCATCACCGTGATCGATCAGGCCGCCAACAGCCAGCTGCATCACCTGAACCTCGGTCTGGACGGCGACCATCATCTGCTGACCACGCGGGATTTCGTCCGTCTGGCCCGCGATGCCCGCTATCACGCCCTCAGCCTGCAACTCGCCGGACAGCTGGTTCGCCGGGAAATCGACGTGGATATCACCGACACCGGCGCCCACTGCGAACTGCTGGGCCTGATGATGCCGCGCGGCAAGCAGGTGCTCGACACGCACACCCGCATCGTCCACGGCGCACCGCAGACCACCAGCAGCGAACATTACCGCACCATCGCCGATGAATCCGGCCGCGGCATCTTCAAAGGCCGGATCCTGGTCGCACAGGACGCCCAGCAAATCGCCGCCTTCCAGGACAGCCGCAACCTGCTGCTCTCCGATCAGGCCGAAATCGACACCAAGCCGGAGCTGGAAATCTACGCGGACGACGTGAAATGCAGCCACGGCGCCACCGTCGGTCGCCTGGACTCCGAGGCCCTGTACTATCTGCAGAGTCGCGGCATTCCCTTCGCTCAGGCCCGCAACCTGCTGATCGTCGGTTTCGCCCAGGAACTCATCGACGCGGCCCCCGTCCCAGCCCTGGTGGAATGGCTGACCGAACAGGTCAGCCGTCGCCTCGGCACCGAACGGCTGCCCGCCTGA
- a CDS encoding aminotransferase class V-fold PLP-dependent enzyme yields the protein MSTTALPSDPVTRHDFDVAALRAQFPALHQTINGKPLVYLDNAATTQKPEIVIEAVNRFYRHDNANIHRGVHTLSGRATDLYEASRAQIQSSLNAAHSDEIVFVRGVTEAINLIASSFGQRLVAGDEILISALEHHANIVPWHLLGTRIGTVLKVIPVTPAGEIDLDVLPRMITARTRLIAVNHVSNALGTINPIKKICRIAREHGIPTLIDGAQGLPHGPVDVQAIGCDFYAISGHKAFGPSGVGALYARRPWLDELPPYHGGGDMIETVTFDAVTFAPPPAKFEAGTPNIEGAIALGTALSWLADLDHVALAEHESALLAAATQQLGEIPGLRFVGQARDKAPVVSFVVDGVHPHDIGTLLDAQGIAVRTGHHCAMPILKQLGVSTGTVRASFSFYNTFDEVEALARAVRRAQTMLT from the coding sequence ATGTCCACGACCGCCCTGCCATCTGATCCCGTCACGCGACACGATTTCGATGTTGCGGCCCTGCGCGCCCAGTTTCCGGCGCTGCACCAGACGATCAACGGCAAGCCGCTCGTCTATCTCGACAATGCGGCCACCACGCAGAAGCCCGAGATCGTGATCGAGGCGGTCAACCGGTTCTACCGGCACGACAATGCCAATATCCATCGGGGCGTGCACACGCTCTCCGGTCGGGCAACCGATCTGTACGAAGCGTCACGCGCCCAGATCCAATCCAGCCTGAATGCGGCGCATTCCGATGAAATCGTATTCGTGCGCGGCGTGACCGAGGCCATCAACCTCATCGCATCGAGCTTCGGCCAGCGGCTGGTTGCCGGCGACGAGATCCTCATCTCCGCGCTGGAACATCATGCCAACATCGTCCCCTGGCACCTGCTCGGTACGCGCATCGGTACCGTACTCAAGGTCATACCGGTCACCCCGGCGGGTGAAATCGATCTCGATGTCCTGCCCCGGATGATCACCGCACGCACGCGCCTGATTGCGGTCAATCACGTCTCCAATGCCCTTGGCACCATCAATCCGATCAAGAAGATCTGCCGGATTGCCCGGGAACACGGTATCCCCACGCTGATCGACGGTGCGCAGGGACTGCCCCACGGCCCGGTGGACGTGCAGGCCATCGGCTGCGACTTCTATGCGATCTCCGGCCACAAGGCCTTCGGTCCCAGCGGCGTCGGTGCGCTCTACGCCCGTCGTCCCTGGCTGGACGAACTGCCGCCCTACCATGGCGGCGGCGACATGATCGAGACCGTCACTTTCGATGCCGTCACTTTCGCACCGCCGCCAGCCAAGTTCGAAGCGGGCACGCCCAATATCGAAGGCGCCATCGCTCTGGGCACCGCACTTTCCTGGCTGGCGGATCTCGATCATGTGGCCCTGGCGGAGCACGAGTCGGCCCTGTTGGCAGCGGCCACGCAGCAGTTGGGCGAGATCCCGGGCCTGCGTTTTGTCGGTCAGGCCAGGGACAAGGCTCCGGTGGTGTCCTTCGTGGTGGATGGCGTCCATCCCCACGACATCGGCACCCTGCTCGATGCCCAGGGCATCGCCGTCCGCACGGGTCATCACTGCGCCATGCCGATCCTGAAGCAGCTGGGTGTTTCTACGGGTACGGTGCGCGCCTCTTTCAGTTTCTACAATACGTTCGACGAGGTCGAGGCCCTGGCCCGCGCCGTTCGTCGCGCCCAAACCATGCTCACTTAA
- a CDS encoding HesB/IscA family protein — translation MMSNETRDQAAERARALPEADRLSLTEAAATHIGGLMKNEPSALGLRVGVKKSGCSGFGYVMDFARDIEQDDYAFDCDGLFLICDAESFPMLKGSTLDYVVNGLSRLLQFKNPNVVDSCGCGESFTVKETSPAHV, via the coding sequence ATGATGAGTAACGAAACACGCGACCAAGCTGCCGAACGCGCCCGGGCATTGCCCGAAGCCGACCGGCTCAGCCTCACGGAAGCCGCCGCCACGCACATCGGCGGCCTGATGAAGAACGAACCCTCTGCGCTGGGCCTACGTGTCGGTGTCAAGAAATCCGGCTGCTCCGGATTCGGATACGTCATGGATTTCGCCAGGGACATCGAGCAGGACGATTACGCCTTCGATTGCGATGGCCTGTTCCTGATCTGCGACGCGGAAAGCTTCCCGATGCTCAAGGGTTCGACCCTCGACTATGTCGTCAACGGCCTGTCCCGTCTGCTGCAATTCAAGAACCCCAACGTCGTCGACAGCTGCGGCTGTGGCGAGAGCTTCACCGTCAAGGAAACGAGCCCCGCCCATGTCTGA
- a CDS encoding DMT family transporter gives MTAPASAGLLGRVPPTLVLMTGSTLWGLTWIWLKAIDQLGMGPILLSVIAYGTQFLMVLPWVLDWLLNTWRPNPDKHPLSWRWLVPLAFLSGVAGIGFAISMVYGDVVRSMLLFFLIPAWGVLFGHWFLGEALTGIRIAAVALALAGAAMILGPDIQWGFSFADLAALIAGLALAGSNVLFRYLQNEPMLVKLSVMQIGGVVFGAIFLLVLPEPGAHVSLAGIVQSALYGGTLLLGAMLATQYAVQRLPAGRSAILMTLELLVASGSAILIGHEDPAANVWIGGLLILSAALLEARSQPMWTTQAAT, from the coding sequence ATGACGGCCCCTGCTTCGGCCGGCCTGCTCGGCCGTGTCCCGCCCACGCTCGTCCTGATGACCGGGTCGACGCTCTGGGGCCTGACCTGGATCTGGCTCAAGGCGATCGACCAATTGGGCATGGGGCCGATTCTGCTGTCCGTGATCGCCTACGGCACCCAGTTCCTGATGGTGCTGCCCTGGGTGCTGGACTGGCTACTCAACACCTGGCGACCGAATCCCGACAAGCATCCCCTGTCCTGGCGCTGGCTGGTCCCGCTGGCCTTTCTCAGCGGCGTGGCCGGCATCGGCTTCGCGATTTCCATGGTCTATGGCGACGTCGTGCGTTCCATGCTGCTGTTCTTCCTGATTCCCGCCTGGGGCGTCCTGTTCGGTCACTGGTTCCTGGGTGAAGCGTTGACCGGCATCCGGATCGCCGCCGTCGCCCTGGCCCTGGCCGGCGCGGCCATGATCCTGGGTCCCGACATCCAATGGGGCTTCTCGTTCGCTGATCTGGCCGCCCTGATCGCCGGTCTGGCCCTCGCGGGCTCCAACGTGCTGTTCCGCTATCTGCAGAACGAACCCATGCTGGTCAAGCTCTCGGTCATGCAGATCGGCGGGGTGGTGTTCGGCGCGATCTTCCTCCTCGTCCTCCCCGAACCCGGTGCCCATGTTTCCTTGGCCGGCATCGTCCAGAGCGCGCTGTATGGCGGCACGCTGCTGCTCGGCGCGATGCTGGCCACCCAATACGCCGTCCAGCGTCTCCCGGCGGGGCGATCCGCCATCCTGATGACCCTCGAACTGCTGGTGGCCAGCGGTTCGGCCATCCTGATCGGCCACGAGGACCCCGCCGCGAATGTCTGGATCGGCGGTCTGCTGATTCTCAGTGCTGCCCTGCTGGAAGCGCGGAGCCAGCCGATGTGGACCACGCAGGCCGCGACATGA
- a CDS encoding DUF4870 family protein produces MTRIIIESEDDQLKSARTITTAVYALQAASFLFGITYLVAIIVNYVKKEDVQGTWLESHFRWQIRTFWFSVLWTVLGVLTLLIIVGYFILLATTIWVIYRIVKGWLRLTENRPMYTNTTA; encoded by the coding sequence ATGACCCGAATCATCATCGAATCCGAAGACGACCAACTCAAATCGGCACGAACGATCACCACGGCGGTCTATGCCCTGCAGGCCGCCTCGTTTCTGTTCGGCATCACCTATCTCGTGGCGATCATCGTCAATTACGTGAAGAAAGAGGACGTCCAGGGCACCTGGCTCGAATCCCACTTCCGCTGGCAGATCCGCACCTTCTGGTTCAGTGTGCTCTGGACGGTGCTCGGTGTACTCACTCTGCTGATTATCGTGGGGTACTTCATCCTGCTCGCCACCACTATCTGGGTCATCTACCGCATCGTGAAGGGCTGGCTCCGCCTGACCGAAAATCGGCCCATGTATACGAACACAACCGCCTGA
- a CDS encoding SufE family protein — MSDPKAAIAELNEEFAFFDDWTDRYQYIIDMGKQLPAFPADKQDDAHKFHGCQSQVWFDYAWDGDRLMLQGTSDATIVKGLIALLFRVYNGQTAEDILATDPELLDTLGLKAHLSANRATGLVGMIQKIRSIAAESGH, encoded by the coding sequence ATGTCTGATCCCAAAGCCGCCATCGCCGAACTCAACGAGGAGTTCGCCTTCTTCGACGACTGGACCGACCGGTACCAGTACATCATCGACATGGGCAAGCAGTTGCCGGCATTTCCTGCAGACAAGCAGGACGACGCCCACAAGTTCCACGGCTGCCAGTCCCAGGTCTGGTTCGACTATGCCTGGGATGGCGACCGATTGATGCTGCAGGGCACCAGCGACGCCACCATCGTCAAGGGCCTCATCGCCCTGCTGTTCCGCGTCTACAACGGCCAGACCGCCGAGGACATTCTCGCCACCGACCCCGAATTGCTCGATACCCTGGGCTTGAAGGCGCACCTATCGGCCAATCGGGCGACGGGGCTGGTCGGCATGATCCAGAAGATTCGCAGCATCGCCGCGGAATCGGGGCACTGA